The Pyrus communis chromosome 14, drPyrComm1.1, whole genome shotgun sequence sequence GTTTTGAGGCACATACAGACGGcagagaaaaataaatacaatatatatatatatataaagtaagaaatttaatccaaagaagaagcaaacaaacaaaatatccataaattgagtcataccttagttggagaattaaaaacttcaaaatcaccatccatcaatagaaaacttgtttttctctatcagAGCTATTAGGGTTTAGTCGGAATGAATATAGGATAAACAAAGGTGATGgtagggtttaattatagtATGTGAgtctattgataaatttgatttttattattaatttcattttgtacttaataaaatagacaattgacatttaaaatttaagttgggtgcaCCGAGTGGGTAGATAGGCTTAaacaaaatttcccaaaataaATGATTGCTAATCCCATCCCTCTTTATTTCACTGTTCTTTCgcctttctttcaaattttcagtcTCCCTGAAAAACCCAAGTTTACTAAATAACCCTAATGAAAATCGATCGCATCCAAAAGCTACCACGACGGTCAGACACCACGCATCTCGGAAAATGATTGCAGGGAAGGTGTTTGACAAAAAGCctcggagagagagagagtaaacaAACACATAATTATCCCGtctccaacaacaacaaaaaaacccaattatTTACTCGGCCGGCtaaagagtaaaaaaaaaaaggcccccTCTGCAATCACTGATTGATGCTTTTGCTTGCTTCGACCCCATGGCATTGTTCCCACACATGCCGGCCTCTTCTGGTTGTCCCAGTTTTATATATCCTTTGTTTTGCTCACGTATTGGGGGCGTCGTGATCTGTGCACTCTTTTCTGGGTgtgattaaatttgaatttgtgttggttttttttgtttatttatggtCTCATCCCATCTTATGGTGTTTGgtggtgtggtggtggtgggtgtggggttttggggtttggtcatttgatgagagagagagagagagagagagagaaggggcaACACGGCATTTGTTTTGACTAAGTTGGACTTGGATTCCTACTTACGTCGCTTGGTGCCATCTTTATCCCCTTCTTTTTCACTTTTGATTAAACAACTAGTTTGTGTCTGTGTCTGTGTTCTTCTCCCCACCCAATTTCATGAAGCTCTAGTTTTCCTTTCCCTAGACAGAGAGAGGGTGGAAGGTTCTCTCTTCCCACCTCAGCCATGGCTCCACCTGGGAAGGTTTCTGAGTTTTGCAGAGAAGGCAATGACtggtaatctctctctctctctctctctctctctctctctctctctctctctcccaccaCACCAGTTTCATGAACAGAAGTACAACGCCTTTTCTTCAGTTGTTCAACTTTCTAAATTATTGTTCTTGGGATTGAATTCACGACCCTTTAAGGCCAAATTCTTATTATATTTCAGTTTGAATTCAGATAAAATTCTATTAATCAGTTTCAAATAATACCCTCTTTGTTAAATTGCAAATTGTTTATTTCATTGGTTTATACACTTGATGAACACAGTAATACTATACAACCGCTTTTCTTCAAGATTTCAATCTTCACAGTAATTTGGGACTTAATCAGACTCTGATTATATTCAACCGTAGCCTTCAATTACATAATTGAATTCAGATAGAGTTTTATAATTCAATAGGAATAGACCCTATTAGTTAGAGCTCAAATTGATTATTTCATTGGTGTATGTACACTTTCATGAACAGTAATATGACCCCTTTTCTATGTTTTCTAAGTTTAATCCTCCCAATTATTGTCCTTTTAGGGACTTAAATTTAATGCGATATCGAATTTATGACCTTTAAGGACAGAGGGCCAGAGTTTGTTATATTTAAATTACAGCTTTCAACTCCATGATTCAGTTCAGAACTTCAGATAGAGCTTTATAACTCAATCTCTTAGAGCATCTCCGATGGAGAGATGCAAATTTGAGATGTAAAAGCCTCATTTACATCCCATTTTACATTTCCAGGGAAGTTTAAATGTTAGTTCTACTCCACTGGAAGAGATGTAAATTTGGGATTACATTTATTGTTCTCCCTTTGATTGATGGGGCCCACATCCAAAAAGATGTAATACATGAtgtaaatttacatttttatctATATCTTCTGGCGAAGATGGATATTTTACATCCCGCCATTGGAGTGTTTTCTGGCCAATTAAAAATGTAAAACGCAATTTCGAGGTATTTTGCATCTTCCATTGGAGATGTTCTTACAAATCCTTTTTTGGTAGAATGGAAATTGATTGTTTCATTGACTTAATGTATGGAATTGGAGAGGCTATGTAATTGATGTGGTGTTTTCTTTCTCTGTCAGGTTTTGCAAAGTGCGATTGCCGAGTGATATAACTGTCATGGTGGACGGCGTGAACTTCCACCTTCACAAGGTATGCGCTTATCATTTGCTATGGTGGATTATGGAATTTTGTGATTAAAAGTGGATATAAACCAGTACCAAGGTTTCTTTTTCGGGTCAATACTAATAACAAGGTTTAGGTTATTCCCAAACCTCAGAAATTAATTGTTGACTGGCTTTTTAAGATTGTCAAAAGCATTTCAGTTTCCCTGGTAGTTGGTGGTGCATTATAACTCACAAACTTTCAATATATGTTTCTATAACGAAAGAAGGTATTTGCCTACTGAAAGCCGCATTAATGTGGACTGTGGAATATGTAAGGATGTCtgtattctaaaaataaaagcTTTGAGCATTATTGCTTCATTTCACTAATAGTAGTTATCATGTTTCGTAGATTTATATTCTGgattttttctatatttgtgTCTGTTCTGGCGTTGCTCTCATTGTTATGGTGAATTCTTGGAATTATTGGAATTATTACTTATGACAATTCTTTACTTATCACAGTTGTTATGGTGAATTCTTGGAATTATTACTTATGACAATTCTTTACTCTCCAGTTTCCTCTCATATCAAAATGTGGGAAGATATCACATATGTATGAGTCCAAAAGCACATGCAGGAGCATTTTCACTGCAGTTCTGGAGGAACTTCCTGGTGGCCCTGACATGTTCCTGATTGCAGCTAAATTCTGCTATGGTATGCGAGTGGAATTGACTCCAAGAAATGTAGTGATGGTGTACTGTGCAGCGGACTACCTTGAAATGACAGATGAGCATGGAGAAGGAAACTTGCTCTCAAAGTCGGAGAGTTTCTTCCATAAGAATGTACTTCACAACTGGAAAGACTCTATCTTGGCTCTTCAAAGTTGCGAGCCTGTTATCCAGTGGGCAGAAAAGCTTCACATAGTAAACAAGTGTGTAAATGCTATATCAGTGATGGTTTGTACAGATCCTAGTTTGTTTGGATGGCCTATGATGATGTATGGTAGCTTACAGAGTCCTGGTGGAAGCATCCTATGGAACGGAATTAACACCGGAGCGAGAATTCGAAGCTCTGAGTCTGACTGGTGGTTTGAAGACATCTCATACCTCAGTGTGAGTTTATTTGAGAGGCTTATCAAGACAATGGAAACAAGGGGTATTAGACCTGAAAACCTAGTGGGTTCTGTAATGCACTATGCCAGAAAGTACCTACCTGGCCTAGGACGATGGCAGGGTGGACGACATGGTATACCCAGAACAGTTACAAGTTTCAGTTTGACACCCATTGCCCTTGATCAAAAGGTAGTTTTAGAAAGCATTGAAAAACTTCTTCCCCGAAAGAAGGGGAAATCGTTTTGCCGTTTTCTACTTGGTCTTCTTCGCGTTGCATTAATATTGGGTGTCAGTCAAACCTGCAAGCATGCTTTGGAGAGGAGAATAGGGATGCAGCTGGAATTGGCAACCCTAGATAGTCTTCTAATTCCTACTTATTCAAATGCTGACACATTGTACGATACTGACTGTGTTGAACGGATAATCCATCATTTTGTGTCGTCAGAATCAAAGTTTACACCACTTTCTCCATCATCTGTCAACATGGAAACATCACCTTTGTCAAGACCTTTACAGAAAGTTGCGAAGTTGGTAGATAGCTATATTGCGGAGGTTGCTTCAGATGTGACTTTAAAACCAGGAAAGATACGCTCTCTTGCGGAGGCCCTCCCAGAATCTTCAAGAACTTTATATGATGGGCTGTATAGGTCGCTGGATATATACTTCAAGGCACACCCTTGGCTCACAGATAAAGAGAAGGAAGATCTCTGCAGCATCATCGACTTCCAGAAGCTATCTATTGATGCCTGTTCCCATGCGTCCCAAAATGAAAGGTTTCCACtcagagttgttcttcaagtaCTGTTCTTTGAGCAGATGCATTTGAGAACGGCTCTAGCTGGTTGTCTTCATGGCTTGGAAACTCATAGTGGCCCTGCAGGTCCTACGACTGTCCCAGGTGACATGACTGGCCAGATCATACAGAGGGATGGGTGGGTGACTATGGTGCGTGAGAACCGGGTTCTAAAGGTGGATATGGAAAAGATGAGATCTAGAGTCGGTGAACTCGAAGAAGAGTTCAGTCAAATAAAGCAAGAGATGAAAAAGGTGAGCAAATCACACAGCTCCCTCAGTTCTCCTCGTATGGTTGGCAGGAGAATTGGGTGCAGTCTTCTTTCGCGACCATCTGATGCTAAACCAGATACTATTCAAAGTACGCAGCCCTCCCCAAGATCATCAGTTGAGCAGGGACGCCCTTCGACCTTGCATATTAGACACAGAAAAAGTTCCTCATTGTTTTGAGAGCCAGTCTATAAGCAATTGAAGTCTGCCTTGGTACGTAGAGGCTCTGGTTGGTTCACAAAAAGTACCCAAGCAAGGAATGGATAGTTCATGCGTACTCCAAAGCCTCGAAACAATTCCATGTTTTTGAGAAAGtttcattttcttcatatttctgTTAACCAACCAGAATAGTTTCCGAGTTATAGGGCAACGGTTGGAACTTGGCCGATATCAGGAGGAACCATTATTACTCTTACCTTACGTGTTACAGGATGCTAGTCCCATCCAAGATTCGAAATCAGAAATCTGTGCTCCGCATCTTGATACGGAGGTTTGTTACATGTAAATACACTTTGTTTtgcacatattttttttctagttAGCATGTTTATGGGTTTATACATGTACATGTTTATGACCCGAATTGTAACTTATAGGTCTGTGAAATAGTGGAAATatacaaaatttgaatttgcttGCCTTCCTTTGAGGTGTCTTCATTTTTAATTGCTATTCATTAAACAATGGAAAGTATCTGTAAATGAAGGATTGTAATCGAGGAAAGCATAGGGAATATACGAGTCTCTCTTAAGTGGGGGATTCTACTATGTTACGTGATGTGAGAGATAGAGAGGGAGATAAATAACCGGTTACATCCCCGGTTCTTTGGTTTAAATACTGTGGAGCTAATTTATTCAAATTCTGGGCAGAGAGCCAAAAGTTTCATCGTTCTGCATAGACAACAAAGTTTGCACGGGCAGCATTTATCAATGTTTCGTTTTTGCTAGGCTGGCTAGCCCAGCCTGTTCGGCTACTTTAGcgtaaaaatgacaaaaatttgtTTCCAAATTGGCAAATGAACAGTAGCTAGATAAATCTAGCCTGGATGGAGAGAGAAAAATAGCAGATGTTAAAtttaaaatactattaaaacTGACTTTTGTTTTTGCCTTCTCTTTCCTCTTGACCCTTCCTATCTGCTGCTCGCGTCTCTGCCCCATGCGCCTCTTCAATTTGGCTTCCTCCATCGCATCTCCTGTTATAAATATAGCTCGTCATCTGTTAATTTTTCATGCTCTAATGGATATAGTTGTTCAGTCATTCTCCCATTATCATTTCAGTtggggttttttcttttttttatttatttatttatttttatttattttttattttataaattgttgagtttgaagtgtttcTTTAAATTTGTGATTCGAGCAACAAGGTGAAATTTGGCAAGAAATGCAATCCGGTTGTCATTTGTTTTAGGGAAATGTCCAAATTGTCATACATCTTGAAATGATCAAATTATCCTTCCATATAAATGGGTTATCTAGAAGTTCCAACCtttatttctcattttgtaGAGACAAAAACAGAgaggagatagagagagaaaaaaaaaaatatctcgcccaatttcaatttgaagaaccataacccactcatcttcttcatccaagaTCTCTCCCTCTAACCCACATCCAAGATCTCTCCCTCTAACccactcatcttcttcatccaagctctctctctctctctctctctctctttctctctctctctctctctctcatctctctgcATTTTGAATATGCACAAGAGCTCTCTCTCTAATCCACCCCTCTTCTTcgatttttaccttttcatttGTAGGTTTTTTGAACTGGATTTGCTTAATTTCGCTTTTTGATTGATGGATTTTTGGAGTTAAAGTGATTGGTTTGGTGTTTCTTGGAGAAGActcaaatccttcattttttttttttttttttttttttatcatttctctaatttatatgtgggttttcatttcttctgtCTTCTCCCTCCCTATGCTCCCTCTCTCGATCCAAATTTACAAGCACTAAAATAGGATTTGGCTTTTACTACAATGAAATGAAAAAATGTATTAAAGGTCAGTTGCCTTTTGGAGAAGAGATAAATTTGAGTGAAAAGAGAGAAATCGGAgtggaaagaaggaagagagaaggatatgcatgaaattgttTCACGTACTTGTTCGCTCTCTTCTTATTAAGCTCGCTCATACACTGTATGTACACGACATGCACATGTAACGCTCACAAATCTGagctcaacccaaaaacccataaTTCACAGCTCTCTCCTCgaaatctgaagaaaaaaaatgacgcAATTAGATAAATGACCTTAAACTTTATATGAAAAATTGAagattcattaatttgaatttggtatcaaatttgattgtgttcaaatatttcaaggatttgaaaattgCAATTTGAATGGGCACGAAAGAACCCAAATGAATCAAAGGAAGTTGTTTCATGAACTCGTTCGCCTTTTTCATATTTGGAGGGTCTGCTtctgaatcaaaggaaaaagtaGTAAACTACGTTAATGCGAAGAGTATCAAAGATGTAAATACGCACCATATACAttatatgcacaccacatgcacatgatatgcacagAATTGGAGAAACTTTAATGGCAATATATTGATATAgtggatacaattaaaacatatttATTACGTATATAAGGTTAAAGTGACAGTTTGAAAGTCTTGTTATGTATATCAACCACTGTCTAACCGTGTACatggaaaacatgatactcgttATCTTTATTTCATGGACATGCATGACCCTTAACGTCCTCtaatctttttcttaattttgtttttcactgAGGCCAACTAGGTTGTGGTCATACTCACTAAATTTCGGGGCGCAACATACATACATCATAATTAGTGAACATTCTCGCAGAccatatgcacaccacatgcacattacggaaaaaaattcacaaatttctgcaattgaGCACATGAACCAAAAATTGTTCCATCCCAGTTTTGTAGCacgtcaaaacttgaaatttattccacAACCTATATCCCCATCATTGATAAAGGAACTTGGAACTAAACACTCTACCTTACTATGTATGCTGAAGCTTTAGTTGTCAGAAAAAATGAAACTTTCcggccaaaacaaaaaatatagtaCAAAATTCAGCTCACTCTTCTCATATCTCTGGCATCCCTTTGTTTGAAATCAAATGTATGAGGTCAACTCAAAACCCAGCTCATTCTTCTCGTCTTTCTTTGAACTTCCCTCTCTTCGAAATCGAGCTTAGAGATCTAAGCTCAACCCATAAATTAGGGCTCACGGAGCTCTTTTGACATCCCcctcttccaaatgagaacaGTGATGGAATGAGCTgatgattttttgtatttatatgtggTTAGTAATTTCGATTTTGTGCATGGCTTGTGCATGGCTGGTTTGTCTTATTTCTGTCTCAAGATTAAAGAATTGTCCTATTTCAGGGTATTTCCCTGACAAATAATACGATAAAAATCTATAGTCCTATGGAGTATAGAATATTTCTAGCTTTTTAACGtttagattttcatttttgtatttttaaacaaaaatataacaGTAAAACACTTGAAATTCTCTAGCGCACCTTAGAAAATCTCACAATACAATAATTACTCCAAATtcatctctattaattaatgaaaccgtctttgtcaaccaaaagatagTGAAAATactacttagtcttctatcacaaaaaaaaatgatgggcaataatgtaatttcacaagtctaaattttactgttttttattgaagcctcacatacaggtgatgttaaaatacctccaatattaaaaaaagaaaaatccaaaaacatttaaacTAAGAGCAGTTCTACCATGGGCAATAGCTCGGTGGACTGGCTCTTAAATAGGACCAAAAAGCCCAAGCAACTTGGTCTAGCGTGTGCTGGCAATGGAGCCCAAGGGAGAGGCCTGGACAGAGTCGAAGAGCAGCAACACCCTGATGTGGTGGTGGACAAGCCTGGACAGCTCTTTGTAGAGGTCGATCTCGATGCCGGTGACGTTGATATCCCGGAGACGGAGGGCGTGCTTCTCACCAACTCGAGAGGCGACGACAACGACTCTCCCCATTGCTTCCTCTTCCCTTCTCAAAACGATGCCTAGCCGGAGTGCTCCGCATCCACAACACGTGTCCCGCTCGCCAACACGCCAATCCTCCTGCTCGTCTACTTCCACAAGGCGCTATAGGCAGAGCTCTTAGATCCCCGCCTCGTGACCACCGCCTCCTTGGAGAGTGGATCACTTGACCGCCAAGACCGTGACTTCGTTCTCTTGCTTCTGTGGCGGTTTGAGTTCCTCAAGCTCGCGTATGAGTACTATTGCTCTGCAGTGGATGAGGTCAGCTCAAAGTTTCCGAATTGATTAATAGTTCCTGATTTTTCGTAATTTAACTAATTAACtaaatcaaattctttaaagCTGAATTCTTTAGTTCCAAATTAGCTAATTGTTTCTAATTTCTATCTAGAAATTAGAATTGCATAATTTGATTCGTTAATTGCTTGAGCAAACTATTTTAAAGATGAAAACTTTAGTCAAAATTTGACTAGTGTGAGAAGCTGCATTAACTTTGCAATGGAATTTGCATCTTTAATctttaatctttaatttttacttttcttaaaataattattttgtattattttataaataaaaaaaattagtattattttattgcctattgctaGGGCTATTCAATGTAGGAGTCGAGATACAAAAggtaattactatttattaagggcaattactgttcactgggtggattaaatagtgaataacCCTGGAGGCCTTAGcaacggtggagttgctctaaacaAAGACAGATTCAATCTTGAGTGTGTTTGGAATGGTCTAACTAActttattttactaaattaaatcaaaagcCGAAGTAAGCTTAACATCAGCCGACGCTTTGGCCGAGTGGTTAAGGCGTGTGCCTGCTAAGTACATGGGGTTTCCCCGCGAGAGTTCGAATCTCTCAGGCGTCgatcatttttttccttttgtaaaCTGTTTTACAGCCAATCACTTTCTGCCACGTGGTTCTTTTCCACGTAATAAACCCCGGGGGTGGATTGCGCGCCAGAGTTTTATCCTCTATTTTCTTATATTTCCCAAACTGTTTTACAGCCAATAAACTTCTGCCACCTATTACCTTTTCACGGTCTCATCCGCAGGTGATTACGATCCCTTCAGTCAAAGTTGTTTTGGAACAGTGAGTCTGTGACTTCCCTTCGTGCCAGTTACACACAATGTCAGTTTGTTCGCCACCATCGCATGCCCACCTCCCAAACGCCGTCGTTTCAAGCTCCGCCTCCAAAGGCAGAGTTCCTCTGCAGTGTctccaaaaccctaatccccaTTCCGAACTCACAAACTCGTTAAAGCTGGTGGCTTCGCACCATTTACCGTCTCGCAACCGCCGTTTCCATCTCAATTGCGCGGGATCAGAGACTGCCTCCGTCGCGGGAAAAAATGGTGATTTCACGGAGGCGAAAGCGATGGTTTTTGAGCCGAAAATCGACGGTTCCGGCGGAGGAAATGACGGTGGTGATGGCGGCGATTCATTTGGTGGCggaggaagaggagaaggagaCGGCGGGGGTAAAGAGGATGGTGGAGAGGAAGAGGAGTTTGGGCCATTGCTGAAGTTTGATGAGGTGATGAAGGAGAGCGAAGCTCGGGGTATGAAGCTCCCTTTAGACATGGTTGAGGCTGCAAAGACTACTGGGCTCCGGGAAGTGTTTCTTCTCCGCTACTTGGATTTGCAGGTTTGAATTTTTGCTTAATCTGGTCGTCATTTCTGTTGAAAAATCTTTTAAGCTACGATTTTTATCAGGTTTGTGATTGAATTTTCgttattttgtgttttgataATTGAATTTCAGGGGTCAGTTTGGCCACTGGGTTTTTTGATGAAGTACTGCTCAATGCTACGTAATCGGATGATGGCTGAtccttcctttcttttcaaAGTTGGGACAGAGGTTTGTTTTTGTCCGTTTTCCATTTCGGTTTATAGTTTTTGAgtggtttttattattttgagtgATTGGTGCCATTGGTGATAATTCTACAAGTTAGATTACATGTATACCTTGTGTTGAATCTGCACTGGTTTTCAATTTCTGCTCTTGTTAACTACTGAATAGGTTTTTCTTCGTCCACCTTTGTAATGCAGATAGTCATAGATTCTTGTTGTGCAACATTTGCAGAAGTTCAGAAAAGGGGAAAGGATTTTTGGGCTGAGTTTGAGTTGTATGCTGCTGATCTTTTGGTTGGAATAGTGGTTGACATTGCTTTGGTTGGCATGTTGGCACCCTATGCTCGGATTGGAAATCCGTTAGTATCACAGGGTTTATTAGGAAGCGTGCAGAAGGCTTGTGCCGCTCTTCCTAGCAGGTTAGCACTGCAACGCAG is a genomic window containing:
- the LOC137715524 gene encoding BTB/POZ domain-containing protein At3g44820-like; its protein translation is MAPPGKVSEFCREGNDWFCKVRLPSDITVMVDGVNFHLHKFPLISKCGKISHMYESKSTCRSIFTAVLEELPGGPDMFLIAAKFCYGMRVELTPRNVVMVYCAADYLEMTDEHGEGNLLSKSESFFHKNVLHNWKDSILALQSCEPVIQWAEKLHIVNKCVNAISVMVCTDPSLFGWPMMMYGSLQSPGGSILWNGINTGARIRSSESDWWFEDISYLSVSLFERLIKTMETRGIRPENLVGSVMHYARKYLPGLGRWQGGRHGIPRTVTSFSLTPIALDQKVVLESIEKLLPRKKGKSFCRFLLGLLRVALILGVSQTCKHALERRIGMQLELATLDSLLIPTYSNADTLYDTDCVERIIHHFVSSESKFTPLSPSSVNMETSPLSRPLQKVAKLVDSYIAEVASDVTLKPGKIRSLAEALPESSRTLYDGLYRSLDIYFKAHPWLTDKEKEDLCSIIDFQKLSIDACSHASQNERFPLRVVLQVLFFEQMHLRTALAGCLHGLETHSGPAGPTTVPGDMTGQIIQRDGWVTMVRENRVLKVDMEKMRSRVGELEEEFSQIKQEMKKVSKSHSSLSSPRMVGRRIGCSLLSRPSDAKPDTIQSTQPSPRSSVEQGRPSTLHIRHRKSSSLF
- the LOC137716032 gene encoding protein RETICULATA-RELATED 1, chloroplastic-like encodes the protein MSVCSPPSHAHLPNAVVSSSASKGRVPLQCLQNPNPHSELTNSLKLVASHHLPSRNRRFHLNCAGSETASVAGKNGDFTEAKAMVFEPKIDGSGGGNDGGDGGDSFGGGGRGEGDGGGKEDGGEEEEFGPLLKFDEVMKESEARGMKLPLDMVEAAKTTGLREVFLLRYLDLQGSVWPLGFLMKYCSMLRNRMMADPSFLFKVGTEIVIDSCCATFAEVQKRGKDFWAEFELYAADLLVGIVVDIALVGMLAPYARIGNPLVSQGLLGSVQKACAALPSSVFEAERPGCKFTVKQRTATYFYKGVLYGSVGFVCGLIGQGIANMIMNAKRSVKKSEGDIPVPPLVKSAALWGVFLAVSSNTRYQIVNGLEGLVEASPLAKRVPPVAMAFTIGVRFANNIYGGMQFVDWAKLSGVQ